In Thunnus thynnus chromosome 4, fThuThy2.1, whole genome shotgun sequence, a genomic segment contains:
- the wdr82 gene encoding WD repeat-containing protein 82: MKLTDNVLRSFRVAKVFRENSDKINCFDFSSNGETIISSSDDDSLVLYDCQEGKPKRTLYSKKYGVDLIRYTHAANTVVYSSNKIDDTIRYLSLHDNKYIRYFPGHNKRVTSLSMSPVDDTFISGSLDKTIRLWDLRSPNCQGLMHLQGKPVCSFDPEGLIFAAGINSEMVKLYDLRSFDKGPFATFKLQYDRTCEWTGLKFSNDGKLILLSTNGGALRILDAFKGAVLHSFGGYNNSKGVTLEASFTPDSQFVMIGSEDGKIHVWNAESGMKVALLDGKHTGPITCLQFNPKFMTFASACSNMAFWLPTIDD, translated from the exons ATGAAGCTCACGGACAATGTGCTGCGGAGCTTCAgggttgctaaggtttttcgaGAAAACTCAGACAAAATTAATTGCTTCGACTTCAGTTCAAACGGAGAAACAATTATTTCCAGCAGCGACGACGATTCCTTAGTCTTGTATGACTGCCAGGAGGGAAA ACCCAAGAGGACTCTCTACAGTAAAAAGTATGGAGTGGATCTGATCAGGTACACACATGCTGCTAACACTGTGGTCTACAGTTCCAACAAAATCGATG ATACCATCCGATACCTGTCCCTCCATGACAACAAATACATCCGCTACTTTCCTGGGCATAACAAAAG AGTGACATCTCTCTCCATGTCTCCTGTGGATGACACGTTTATTTCTGGCTCATTAGATAAAACTATCCGACTATGGGATCTGCGATCGCCCAACTGTCAG GGTCTCATGCACCTTCAGGGGAAACCAGTGTGCTCCTTTGATCCAGAGGGTCTCATTTTTGCGGCAGGAATAAATTCAGAGATGGTTAAACTTTATGATCTGAGGTCGTTTGACAAG GGTCCCTTTGCAACCTTCAAGCTTCAGTATGACCGGACATGCGAGTGGACAGGACTCAAGTTCAGCAACGATGGAAAACTCATTCTTCTCTCTACAAATGGTGGAGCTCTTCGCATCCTAGATGCATTTAAGGGTGCTGTGCTACATTCCTTTGGG GGCTACAACAACAGTAAAGGTGTAACACTGGAGGCATCATTCACACCTGATTCTCAGTTTGTAATGATTG gCTCTGAGGATGGAAAGATCCACGTGTGGAACGCTGAGAGCGGTATGAAGGTGGCTTTATTAGACGGGAAGCACACAGGGCCGATTACCTGCCTGCAGTTCAACCCCAAGTTCATGACGTTTGCAAGTGCCTGCTCCAACATG gCATTCTGGCTCCCCACCATCGATGACTGA
- the glyctk gene encoding glycerate kinase: MARVLSLFRPQPFLALVGRRKPTLCKMSLDSRARKVFAAAVEAVQPDTVVRQSIERKDDSVIIDGHKFTLKHNLHLVGFGKAVLGMAAEAERIIGDHLVKGVISVPHGIQQTLQQHGKDHLLLKENSRIKVMEGAKHNLPDADAQKAAEGIAQLASELTEKDLLLVLISGGGSALLPAPIPPVSLQEKFEVTRKLAAAGATIQELNTVRRALSLLKGGGLAHCAHPAQVVALILSDVIGDPLDLIASGPTVRSEVWPEEVLSVLERYKLLNSVPASVKEVLGRSSPRWEENKDESDKAEHVRNVVIGSNSVALKCAGRRVRELGFRPVVLSPGVCGDVRSVSRLYGLLARFACSREEPPPEIAAEVLRLGPEVGVESWDLCRTMQVLGEGRTEGWGATCLLAGGEPTVELTGKGRGGRNQELALRVGLELRGLELPPKGPVFLSGGTDGQDGPTEAAGAITDGGLYEEAQAQGLDINNFLTNNDSFTFFTRLSSGQRLLSPGLTCTNVMDVHMLLIPPIPINIR; the protein is encoded by the exons ATGGCACgtgttctttctctcttccgGCCTCAGCCTTTTCTGGCCCTTGTGGGGAGGAGGAAACCAACGCTGTGTAAAATGTCATTGGACTCGCGGGCACGCAAGGTGTttgcagcagcagtggaggCTGTGCAGCCAGACACTGTAGTGCGACAGAGTATAGAGCGCAAGGACGACTCAGTCATCATCGATGGTCACAAattcacactcaaacacaaccTGCATTTGGTGGGCTTTGGAAAAGCTGTACTGGGTATGGCTGCCGAGGCAGAGAGGATTATTGGGGATCACTTGGTGAAGGGGGTCATAAGCGTTCCACATGGGATTCAGCAGACATTGCAGCAGCACGGGAAAGA CCATCTGttgttaaaagaaaacagtcGCATCAAAGTAATGGAGGGAGCTAAACACAACCTGCCTGACGCTGACGCCCAGAAGGCAGCTGAAGGAATCGCCCAGTTAGCCAGCGAACTGACGGAGAAAGACTTGCTGCTTGTACTGATATcag GTGGGGGCTCTGCGCTATTACCTGCACCCATCCCTCCAGTCTCGTTGCAAGAGAAATTTGAGGTTACCCGCAAACTTGCAGCTGCCGGTGCGACCATTCAGGAGCTGAACACTGTGCGTCGTGCCCTTTCTTTGTTAAAGGGTGGAGGGCTCGCACATTGTGCTCACCCAGCACAg GTGGTTGCACTGATACTGTCCGACGTGATTGGAGATCCACTGGACTTGATAGCTAGCGGCCCTACAGTTCGGAGCGAGGTGTGGCCTGAGGAAGTTCTGTCAGTTCTTGAGCGTTACAAGTTGTTGAACTCTGTACCAGCCTCGGTAAAGGAGGTCCTTGGGAGATCGAGTCCCCGCTGGGAGGAGAATAAGGATGAAAGCGATAAGGCAGAACATGTTCGCAATGTTGTGATCGGCTCCAACAGCGTTGCCCTCAAGTGTGCAGGTCGCCGGGTACGAGAGCTAGGTTTCCGCCCTGTTGTGCTGTCACCAGGAGTGTGTGGTGATGTAAGGTCGGTCTCCCGACTTTACGGCCTCCTGGCCCGCTTTGCCTGTTCTCGTGAGGAGCCTCCTCCTGAGATCGCTGCTGAGGTACTGAGGCTGGGGCCTGAGGTTGGTGTAGAGAGCTGGGACCTGTGCCGTACCATGCAGGTCCTGGGTGAGGGGCGAACAGAAGGATGGGGTGCCACGTGTCTTTTAGCCGGGGGCGAGCCGACTGTGGAGCTGACAGGCAAAGGTCGAGGTGGTCGAAACCAGGAGCTGGCTCTACGAGTGGGACTAGAGCTCAGAGGTCTGGAGCTCCCGCCTAAAGGTCCTGTCTTTCTGAGTGGTGGAACTGATGGTCAAGATGGACCGACTGAGGCAGCAGGAGCCATCACTGATGGAGGGTTGTATGAAGAAGCCCAAGCACAGGGGCTGGACATCAACAACTTCCTTACCAACAATgattctttcacttttttcacacgTCTTTCCTCTGGGCAGCGTTTACTTTCACCTGGCTTAACCTGCACCAATGTGATGGATGTGCACATGCTGCTTATTCCACCAATTCCTATTAACATAAGATAA